The Nocardioides zeae genome includes the window CGGCAAGGTCGTCTGCCTCTCCAGCGTCTCGGCGCTCGGCAACCGCGGCCAGGCGAACTACTCGGCGGCCAAGATGGGCGTGCAGGGCTTCGTGCGCACGCTCGGCATCGAGCTGGGCCGCTTCGGCATCAACGTCAACGCGGTCGCCCCGGGCTTCATCGCCACCGAGATGACGGACGCGACGGCCGCCCGCGTGAAGATGAGCGTCGAGGACTTCCGCGCCGCCGCGGCCGAGCACAACCCCGTCAAGCGGGTCGGCTTCCCCGAGGACATCGCCGCGGCGGTCGCCTTCCTCGCGAGCGACGAGGCGTCCTACATCACCGGCCAGACGCTGTACGTCGACGGCGGCTCCACGCTCGTCTGACCGCAGGTCCGGCCGACCGGCGCCCTCGTCCCGCGCGCCTCCACCGCCCCGCCCCCGTGCATCGGCAGACTCCGCCGGTGACCGGACGGTGAGGAGCGGCGGATGCGTGGGACGAGGGCGGATCGGGTGCGGGCAGGGCTCGTGTCGACCGCGGTGACGGGGCTGCTGCTGAGCGGGTGCTCGTCGGAGTTCGACTCCGCCGCACCCGAGACGGAGGAGCCGGCGGCGAGCGCGTCGACGTCCGCCGCGCCCACGACGTGGCCCTACCTGGGCACCCCGCTGGCCGGCGGCGACGCGACGCAGCCCGTCCTGGTCGTCAAGATCGACAACACGTCCCGGGCGGCGCCCCAGGAGGGCCTCGGCCAGGCGGACCTCGTCGTCGAGGAGCTCGTCGAGGGCGGCTCGACGCGGCTCGCGGCCTTCTTCCAGTCCGCCTACCCCGACGAGGTCGGTCCCGTCCGCTCGATGCGGGCCACCGACATCGGCATCGTGCCGTCGGACGGCAGCACCACCATCGTCACGAGCGGCGCCGCCCAGCGCACGATCGCGCGCATCGACGAGGCCGGCATCCCCTTCGTCGAGGAGGGCGCGCCGGGCTTCTCGCGCGCCGCGGACCGCGCGGTGCCCTACAACCTCGTCGCCGACCTCACCGAGATCGAGCCGACGGCCGCCGGCGGCGACCGACCGGCCGACTACCTCGCCTGGGGCGAGAGCGACGCGTACGCCGCGGGCACGCCCGCCACGGAGATCGACGTGCGCTTCTCGCCCGACCACACGACGTCGTGGGAGCTCGACGGGGAGCAGTACGTCGTCGACGACGCGTTCAGCGCGGACGGCGACGGGTTCAGCGCGGACACGGTGCTGGCGCTCGAGGTCGACGTCGTCGACGCGGGCTACCTCGACCCGGCCGGCAACCCGGTGCCCGAGTCGGTGCTCGAGGGCAGCGGCACCGCGACGGTCGTCCACGGTGGCCGGGCGGTCGCCGCCACCTGGACCAAGGCGTCCCCGTCCGCCTCGCTGGCGCTGACGACGAGCGACGGTGCCGTGCTCACCGTGCCGCCGGGCCGCACCTGGATCGAGCTGGTGCCGAGCGGCACCGGGAGCGTCGACGTCGGCTGAGGGTCGATCGAGGGCCGACCGAGGGCCGGCGCGTCCGGCGTCAGTCCTGCGGTTCGTCCGCGGACGCCGGGATGGGGGACGGGGCCGCGGGGTCGGCGAGCTCGTCCGCCGTCGGCAGGCCGACGCCTGCCTCGCGCAGCAGCTGCATGCCGCTGATGAGGTAGCCGAAGGCGATCTCCACCCGGCGGCTGGCGTCGGTGGGCTCGTCGCTCTCCGCGACGACCTCGCCGGCGGCCGCGAGGGCGCCGAAGAGGATGCGGCTGAAGGTGGACACGAGGCCCGCGTCGACGGGCCGGTCGCGGTCGACGAGGAGCTGGTCCACGAGGTCGTGGACGACCGCGAGGCTCGACCGCTCGCCCTGCTCGCGCACGCCCTCGTGGCCGAGCACCGTGGGCGCCTCCTGCACGACGACGCGCCGGTAGCCGGGCTGCTGCACGACGTCGACGAAGGCGCGCAGGCCGGCGACGGCCTTGTCCCAGGGATCGCGGTGCGCCTTCATCGCCGCCTGGATCACGCGCACGGCCTCGCCCTCGACCCGCTCGAAGACCGCCTCGAACAGGGCGCGCTTGCCGTTGAAGTGGTGGTAGAGCGCACCCTTGGTGACCTCGGCGCCGGCCACGATCGCGTCCAGCGAGGTGCCCGTGTAGCCGTCCTCGGTGAAGAGGCGCTCCGCGACGTCCACCAGCGCGCGCTTGGTCGCGGCCGAGAACTGGGCGCGCCGACCCGCTCCGGGCACGGAGGGCAGTCCGCCCCGCAGGAGCTTGGAGGCGGCGGACGCTTTCGAGGACGGCTTCGACATCGCGGCCCAGCATAGGGAGGTGGCGCGATCAGGTGGTGCGCGCCACGTGGGCGAGGTCACGGGTGTAGTGGCTTCGGTGCAGGCAACCGGTTCCGCATACTCGGAGTACGTACCGGGAGTACGTACCGCGGGTACGCACCACGGACGAGTTCGACCCACCGAAGGAGACCACCCATGACCTGGACGACGTACCACCGTCGCGGCGAGGTTCTGAGCAACGTGATCGCGGCCGCGAACATGCGCGGGGACGGGCTGCTCCCGACCGACGTCGAGGGCGTCCGTGCGGTCTTCCGCGACGAGCTCGACCTGCTCGGCGCCCTCCAGCTGCGCTGGCACACCCGCCTGTCCGGGCGCATCGACGGCGTGCTGGGCCGGCAGCCGCTGGACCTGGAGGCCGCCGTGGTCGACGCCTGGGTGGCGACGGCCGCCCAGATGCCCGGCGTCCGGGCCGTCCTCGACCACGCGCTCGCCGAGGGCGTGGACCCGGAGGCCGACCGTCTGCTCGGCAACGCGGTCGCCAAGGAGCGCATGATGCTGGCCGCGATGGCCGGCCGCTCCAGCTACGACGACGAGGCCGCCGTGGCGGTCGGTGCGAGCATCGAGGACCGTGCGCGCGCGGCCTGGGCGGTCGCGGGCTCGACGGTCGACGGCGGCCGCGCGACCGGTCACTGGCGCGCCACCACCCTGATCGACCGCCTGCGTTCGGCGCTCGCCTCCTGAGCGGGTCGAGCCCGCGCCGGGGCGCGGGGCATCATGGACCCATGGCCCCGCTCCACTCCGGCATGCTCCTGGTCGCCGCCCCGGAGCTGCAGGACCCGAACTTCGAGCAGTCCGTCGTGCTGCTCCTCGACGCCGACGACGAGGGCGCGCTGGGCGTGATCCTCAACCGGCCCTCGCCGGTGCTCGTCGCCGACGTGCTCGAGGGGTGGCGCGACCTGGCGGTCGAGCCGGACGTGCTCTTCCAGGGCGGCCCCGTCTCCGTCGACGGGGCGCTCGCCCTGGCCCGCCCCACCGATCCGGGGACCCCGCCCGTCGGCTTCCGCGAGGTCGTCGACGGTCTCGGGGTGCTCGACCTCGACACGCCGGTGGAGCTGGTGGCCGACGGTCTCGCCGGCCTCCGTGTCTTCGTCGGGTACGCCGGCTGGGGACCCGGCCAGCTCGAGGACGAGGTGGCCGAGGGCAGCTGGTACGTGGTGCCCGGGCACATCGGCGACGTCTTCGCGCTCGACCCCGCGGAGCTGCGGCGGGACGTGCTGCGGCGGCAGCCGGGCTCCCTCGCCTGGGTCTCCACGCGCCCCGTGGACCCGTCCCAGAACTGATCCGGCCGTGCCGCTCGGGGACGGCCCGCGGTCGTCCCCGGGCGCCCGCCGACGAATCGCGGGTGTCGGCGGGGCGCCGTAGACTCGTCGACCGTGAGCACGCGCATCGGATTCTCTCCCGACACGAGTGGCGGCACGAGCGTCATCGAGGACCGGCGGACGGTCCCGACCGACGAGGGCGACCACGAGCGCTTCAGCCACTACGTGCCGAAGGACAAGCTCACCGAGGCGATGGTCATGGGCACGCCCGTGATCGCGCTGTGCGGCAAGGTCTGGGTGCCGAGCCGCGCGCCGGAGAAGTACCCGGTGTGCCCGGACTGCAAGGAGATCTGGGAGTCCATGGGGGACGACGCCGGCTCGGGCGACAAGGCGTGACGCGGCCCCCCGCGCACACCGGGGCCGAGCAGCCCACCACCGTCGACCTCTCGCCCGCGTGGCCCGACCGCGCGGCGTGGGGCACGGCCACGTCGCTCCGCGCCTGGCAGCAGGCCGCCATGCGGCAGTACCTCGAGGAGGCCCCCAAGGACTTCCTCGTCGTCGCGACCCCCGGCGCGGGCAAGACGACCTTCGCGCTCTCCGTCGCCAAGGAGCTCCTCGACCGCCGCATCATCGACCGCCTCACGATCGTCGCGCCCACCGAGCACCTCAAGGTGCAGTGGGCCGCGGCCGCCGCGAAGGTCGGGATCCCCGTCGACCCCGCGTACGCCGCCGGCCAGGGCCGCACGTCGAAGGAGTACGTCGGGATCGCCGTGACCTACGCCGGGGTGTCGGTCAACCCGCTGGCGATGCGCATCCGCACGGAGCGGTTCCGCACGATGGTCATCCTCGACGAGATCCACCACGCGGGCGACGCCAAGTC containing:
- a CDS encoding DUF3048 domain-containing protein, which gives rise to MRGTRADRVRAGLVSTAVTGLLLSGCSSEFDSAAPETEEPAASASTSAAPTTWPYLGTPLAGGDATQPVLVVKIDNTSRAAPQEGLGQADLVVEELVEGGSTRLAAFFQSAYPDEVGPVRSMRATDIGIVPSDGSTTIVTSGAAQRTIARIDEAGIPFVEEGAPGFSRAADRAVPYNLVADLTEIEPTAAGGDRPADYLAWGESDAYAAGTPATEIDVRFSPDHTTSWELDGEQYVVDDAFSADGDGFSADTVLALEVDVVDAGYLDPAGNPVPESVLEGSGTATVVHGGRAVAATWTKASPSASLALTTSDGAVLTVPPGRTWIELVPSGTGSVDVG
- a CDS encoding TetR/AcrR family transcriptional regulator, giving the protein MSKPSSKASAASKLLRGGLPSVPGAGRRAQFSAATKRALVDVAERLFTEDGYTGTSLDAIVAGAEVTKGALYHHFNGKRALFEAVFERVEGEAVRVIQAAMKAHRDPWDKAVAGLRAFVDVVQQPGYRRVVVQEAPTVLGHEGVREQGERSSLAVVHDLVDQLLVDRDRPVDAGLVSTFSRILFGALAAAGEVVAESDEPTDASRRVEIAFGYLISGMQLLREAGVGLPTADELADPAAPSPIPASADEPQD
- a CDS encoding YqgE/AlgH family protein, with the translated sequence MAPLHSGMLLVAAPELQDPNFEQSVVLLLDADDEGALGVILNRPSPVLVADVLEGWRDLAVEPDVLFQGGPVSVDGALALARPTDPGTPPVGFREVVDGLGVLDLDTPVELVADGLAGLRVFVGYAGWGPGQLEDEVAEGSWYVVPGHIGDVFALDPAELRRDVLRRQPGSLAWVSTRPVDPSQN
- a CDS encoding DUF3039 domain-containing protein yields the protein MSTRIGFSPDTSGGTSVIEDRRTVPTDEGDHERFSHYVPKDKLTEAMVMGTPVIALCGKVWVPSRAPEKYPVCPDCKEIWESMGDDAGSGDKA